One window from the genome of Deltaproteobacteria bacterium encodes:
- a CDS encoding NAD-dependent malic enzyme: RIMATGRADYPNQLNNVLCIPGLFRGALDSRSTCINEEMKLAAAYAIASCVGKEELSEDYIIPSVFNRKVGPTVAKEVSRAAHRTKVARRTSKAFMEIHLD; the protein is encoded by the coding sequence GCGGATCATGGCGACCGGGCGCGCGGACTATCCCAACCAGCTCAACAACGTGCTGTGCATCCCCGGGCTCTTCCGCGGGGCGCTGGACTCCCGCTCCACCTGCATCAACGAGGAGATGAAGCTGGCGGCGGCGTACGCGATCGCCTCGTGCGTGGGGAAGGAGGAGCTGTCGGAGGACTACATCATCCCCTCCGTCTTCAATCGGAAGGTCGGTCCCACGGTCGCCAAGGAAGTCTCCCGCGCGGCGCATCGGACCAAGGTGGCCCGGAGGACCTCCAAGGCGTTCATGGAGATCCACCTCGACTGA
- a CDS encoding phosphomannomutase/phosphoglucomutase, whose amino-acid sequence MNPLIFREYDVRGRVGSDLHRDSVVLLGKGYGTLAAGRGVRTAAVGRDVRLSSPGFRDALVDGLLSTGIDIVDVGVCPTPLLYFSIHHFGADGGVMITGSHNPPEFNGFKLCAGLATLHGDDIQELRRVIERGAFREGKGDLVRREIVPDYRKFVAANLAIPRKLKVVVDGGNGTAGAVAPDLFREMGMDVVELFCEADGRFPNHFPDPTIPENLRFLSEKVRETGADVGVGYDGDADRIGAVDERGNVIYGDYLLVLFAREILSRKPGAAIISEVKASQNLYDDIARRGGRPVMWKAGHSLIKAKMKEEGAELAGEMSGHVFFRDRYLGFDDAIYASVRLFEILAREDRPLSALLSDLPPVVSTPEIRVECPDEIKFRVVENVAQIVAPQAKEVIGVDGIRAVFDGGWGLVRASNTQPVLVLRFEGRDDGAVRRIRGVMETAVERARSMTGA is encoded by the coding sequence ATCAATCCGCTGATCTTCCGCGAGTACGACGTCCGCGGACGGGTGGGGAGCGACCTCCACCGGGACTCGGTCGTCCTGCTCGGGAAGGGGTACGGGACGCTGGCCGCCGGACGGGGGGTGCGGACGGCCGCCGTCGGGCGGGACGTGCGCCTCTCCTCCCCCGGCTTCCGCGACGCCCTGGTCGACGGGCTCCTCTCCACCGGCATCGATATCGTGGACGTCGGCGTATGCCCGACCCCGCTGCTCTATTTTTCCATCCACCACTTCGGCGCGGACGGCGGCGTGATGATCACGGGCAGCCACAACCCGCCCGAGTTCAACGGGTTCAAGCTCTGCGCGGGATTGGCGACGCTCCACGGCGACGACATCCAGGAGCTGCGCCGCGTCATCGAACGGGGGGCGTTCCGGGAAGGGAAGGGGGATCTCGTCCGCCGGGAGATCGTCCCGGACTACCGCAAGTTCGTCGCGGCCAACCTGGCGATCCCGCGGAAGCTCAAGGTGGTCGTCGACGGGGGGAACGGGACGGCCGGCGCGGTGGCCCCGGACCTGTTCCGGGAGATGGGGATGGACGTGGTGGAGCTGTTCTGCGAGGCCGACGGGCGGTTCCCCAACCACTTCCCCGATCCCACGATCCCCGAGAACCTCCGGTTCCTCTCGGAGAAGGTCCGGGAGACCGGGGCGGACGTCGGCGTCGGGTACGACGGCGACGCGGACCGGATCGGCGCGGTGGACGAGCGGGGGAACGTCATCTACGGGGACTACCTTCTCGTGCTGTTCGCCCGCGAGATCCTGTCCCGCAAGCCGGGCGCCGCGATCATCTCCGAGGTGAAGGCGTCCCAGAACCTGTACGACGACATCGCGCGCCGGGGCGGCCGCCCGGTGATGTGGAAGGCGGGCCACTCCCTCATCAAGGCGAAGATGAAGGAGGAGGGGGCGGAGCTGGCCGGGGAGATGAGCGGCCACGTCTTCTTCCGGGACCGGTATCTCGGGTTCGACGACGCCATCTACGCCTCGGTGCGGCTCTTCGAGATCCTGGCGCGGGAGGACCGTCCGCTGAGCGCGCTCCTCTCCGATCTTCCGCCCGTCGTTTCCACGCCCGAGATCCGGGTGGAGTGCCCGGACGAGATCAAGTTCCGGGTGGTGGAGAACGTGGCGCAAATCGTGGCGCCCCAGGCGAAGGAGGTCATCGGAGTGGACGGCATCCGGGCGGTCTTCGACGGCGGGTGGGGGCTGGTCCGCGCCTCGAACACCCAGCCGGTGCTGGTTCTCCGGTTCGAGGGGAGGGACGACGGGGCGGTGCGGCGGATCCGCGGGGTCATGGAGACGGCCGTGGAGCGCGCCCGCTCGATGACCGGGGCGTGA